A single window of Oceanibaculum indicum P24 DNA harbors:
- a CDS encoding Dps family protein, producing the protein MGTSTEIDIGISKKDRKAIADGLSRLLADTYTLYLKTHNFHWNVTGRMFNTLHLMFEEQYNALALAVDEIAERIRALGFPAPGSYSQYAKLSSVKEETGVPSAEEMIAQLVKDQEAVVRTARELLPLADKAGDEPTVDLLTQRMQTHEKTAWMLRSLLQ; encoded by the coding sequence ATGGGCACGAGTACGGAAATCGACATCGGCATCAGCAAGAAGGACCGCAAGGCGATTGCGGACGGGCTGTCCCGGCTGCTCGCGGATACCTACACGCTGTATCTGAAGACGCATAATTTCCACTGGAACGTGACCGGGCGCATGTTCAACACGCTGCACCTCATGTTCGAGGAGCAGTACAACGCCCTGGCGCTGGCGGTGGACGAGATTGCCGAGCGTATCCGTGCCCTCGGTTTCCCGGCGCCGGGCAGCTATTCGCAGTATGCGAAGCTGTCCAGCGTGAAGGAAGAGACCGGCGTTCCCTCCGCCGAGGAGATGATCGCCCAGCTGGTGAAGGACCAGGAGGCGGTGGTGCGCACCGCGCGCGAGTTGCTGCCGCTGGCCGACAAGGCCGGCGACGAACCGACGGTCGATCTGCTGACCCAGCGCATGCAGACGCATGAGAAGACCGCCTGGATGCTGCGCAGCCTGTTGCAGTAA
- a CDS encoding peroxiredoxin, protein MLTIGDKFPAYSLKAVESAELPKDFPVLNQDSFEGKWKVYMFWPKDFTFVCPTEIVAFGELNEDFADRDAVLIGGSTDSEFVHVAWRQSRDDLKAVTYPWLADIKKELSAALGILDKEEGVANRATFIVDPDGIIRFVSVNDLSVGRNPKEVIRVLDALQTDELCPCNWQKGEETLKAA, encoded by the coding sequence ATGCTTACCATTGGCGACAAGTTCCCCGCTTATTCCCTGAAGGCCGTTGAGTCGGCCGAGCTGCCGAAGGACTTCCCGGTTCTGAACCAGGACAGCTTCGAGGGCAAGTGGAAGGTCTACATGTTCTGGCCGAAGGACTTCACCTTCGTGTGCCCGACCGAGATCGTGGCGTTCGGCGAGCTGAACGAGGATTTCGCGGATCGCGACGCGGTTCTTATCGGCGGCTCCACCGACTCCGAGTTCGTGCATGTCGCCTGGCGCCAGAGCCGCGATGACCTGAAGGCTGTCACCTATCCGTGGCTGGCCGACATCAAGAAGGAGCTGAGCGCTGCCCTCGGCATTCTCGACAAGGAAGAGGGCGTCGCCAACCGCGCCACCTTCATCGTCGATCCGGACGGCATCATCCGCTTCGTGTCGGTGAACGACCTGTCGGTCGGCCGCAACCCGAAGGAAGTCATCCGCGTGCTGGACGCGCTGCAGACCGACGAGCTGTGCCCGTGCAACTGGCAGAAGGGCGAAGAGACCCTCAAGGCCGCCTAA
- a CDS encoding carboxymuconolactone decarboxylase family protein yields the protein MSIDTLKSALPDYARDLKLNLSSLADEETLTQQQLWGTFLASAIASRNAEVIAAIEAQAAEKLSPEALTAARSAAAIMGMNNIYYRFVHLSSNEEYHTMPARLRMNVIGKPGVEKADFELWSLAVSAINGCGMCIDSHERELLKHGLKSEAIQASIRIAAVVHAVAVTLEAEAVSAQVNKAQEAA from the coding sequence ATGAGCATCGACACCCTGAAGAGCGCGCTGCCTGACTATGCGCGCGACCTGAAGCTGAACCTGTCCAGCCTCGCCGACGAGGAGACCCTGACCCAGCAGCAGCTGTGGGGCACCTTCCTCGCCTCCGCGATTGCCTCGCGCAATGCCGAGGTGATTGCCGCCATCGAGGCGCAGGCAGCTGAGAAGCTGTCGCCGGAGGCGCTGACTGCCGCGCGGTCTGCTGCCGCGATCATGGGCATGAACAACATCTACTATCGCTTCGTGCACCTCTCCTCGAACGAGGAGTATCACACCATGCCGGCGCGCCTGCGCATGAACGTGATCGGCAAGCCCGGCGTGGAGAAGGCGGATTTCGAGCTGTGGAGCCTGGCGGTTTCCGCCATCAATGGCTGCGGCATGTGCATCGATTCGCACGAGCGCGAGCTGCTGAAGCACGGCCTGAAGAGCGAGGCCATCCAGGCGTCGATCCGCATCGCCGCCGTGGTTCATGCGGTTGCAGTCACCCTTGAAGCGGAGGCTGTCAGCGCGCAAGTAAATAAGGCGCAGGAGGCCGCCTGA
- a CDS encoding amidohydrolase family protein → MTETTLIRNADWVVAFDKAKGEHVYLRDADVAFEGNRITHVGKGYEGKADREIDGRNRVVMPGMVNAHSHPTSEPLRKGITDETRSPGFWHSSLYEYLTVFENDPDGYQACMQVAMAELLMSGCTTVADLSIAFEGWLDTLADSGIRAVVAPMYRDARWYTTDGHELKYDWNPENGRKGFEKARRIIDLANQHPSGRLSGMVCPAQIDTCTPELIRDSFDYAVEKNLPFQIHAAQAVTEFLEMQRRHGLTPIQWMESIGALGEHSIIGHGIFLDHHPWLHWTTRKDLGLLADSGSTVAHCPTVFARRGITLRTFGGYIRAGVNMGIGTDTYPHNFLEEMRCVAMYARVIGESVDDLNTSDVFNAATLGGAKALRQPDIGGIAPGFKADIVLLDAKHPAMMPLREPVRSLVYVAGDRAVNDVFVDGRQVVQDGKCLTIDLQTASEALEEAQKRSLKKVSKLDWNNRSADELAPMAYRTVDRLN, encoded by the coding sequence ATGACCGAAACCACCTTAATCCGCAATGCCGACTGGGTCGTGGCCTTCGACAAGGCGAAGGGCGAGCATGTCTATCTGCGCGATGCCGACGTCGCCTTCGAGGGCAACCGCATCACCCATGTCGGCAAGGGCTACGAGGGCAAGGCAGACCGCGAGATCGACGGCCGCAACCGTGTCGTCATGCCGGGCATGGTCAATGCCCATTCGCACCCGACCAGCGAGCCGCTGCGCAAGGGCATCACCGACGAGACCCGCAGCCCCGGCTTCTGGCATTCCTCGCTGTACGAGTACCTGACTGTCTTCGAGAACGATCCCGACGGCTATCAGGCCTGCATGCAGGTGGCGATGGCGGAGCTGCTGATGAGCGGCTGCACCACCGTGGCCGACCTGTCGATTGCCTTCGAGGGGTGGCTCGACACGCTGGCCGACAGTGGCATCCGCGCCGTGGTCGCGCCGATGTACCGCGACGCGCGCTGGTACACGACCGACGGGCACGAGCTGAAATATGACTGGAACCCGGAGAATGGCCGCAAGGGCTTCGAGAAGGCACGGCGGATCATCGACCTTGCCAACCAGCACCCGTCCGGCCGGCTGTCCGGCATGGTCTGCCCGGCGCAGATCGACACCTGCACGCCGGAGCTGATCCGCGACAGCTTCGACTATGCGGTGGAGAAGAACCTGCCGTTCCAGATCCACGCCGCGCAGGCGGTGACCGAATTCCTGGAGATGCAGCGCCGCCACGGGCTGACGCCGATCCAGTGGATGGAGTCCATCGGCGCGCTGGGCGAGCATTCGATCATCGGCCACGGCATCTTCCTCGACCATCATCCCTGGCTGCACTGGACGACGCGCAAGGATCTGGGCCTGCTGGCCGACAGCGGCTCGACCGTGGCGCACTGCCCGACCGTGTTCGCCCGGCGCGGCATCACGCTGCGCACCTTCGGCGGCTATATCCGGGCCGGCGTGAATATGGGCATCGGCACCGACACCTATCCGCATAATTTCCTGGAGGAGATGCGCTGCGTCGCCATGTATGCCCGCGTCATCGGCGAGAGTGTGGACGACCTGAACACCTCCGACGTGTTCAACGCCGCCACGCTGGGCGGTGCCAAGGCCCTGCGCCAGCCGGACATCGGCGGCATCGCGCCCGGCTTCAAGGCCGATATCGTGCTGCTGGACGCCAAGCACCCGGCGATGATGCCGCTGCGTGAGCCGGTGCGCAGCCTGGTCTATGTCGCCGGCGACCGCGCGGTGAACGATGTGTTCGTCGATGGACGACAGGTGGTGCAGGACGGCAAGTGCCTGACCATCGATCTGCAGACTGCCTCCGAGGCACTGGAGGAGGCGCAGAAGCGCTCCCTGAAGAAGGTCTCCAAGCTGGACTGGAACAATCGCAGCGCGGATGAGCTGGCCCCTATGGCCTATCGCACCGTTGACCGGCTAAACTGA
- a CDS encoding DMT family transporter, translating to MPDRDDRPSAIPLPSSPTAQSAPPVRPVSVSTAPGKGIGLTVGGTAIITFNDAIMKWLSAFLPVGEALFVRGGFAIPFICLLACLTGGWRTLRVGRWKAQLLRGSLVVAGSYFFFYSVKYLPLADVVAIGFAGPLFTTALAPFFLGERVGWRRWSAVLIGFGGVLLMVRPQAAFTGELGWIVLLPLCGACTGAVRDIVTRKLMATETTSGTLLVTTFCVTLSGLATWPLGWVPLDSQLTLLLAATSILLASAHFLLITAYRFAEAALIAPFRFINLLWAAIFGYLFWGDVPNATMLAGAAVVIGSNLFIWHRETRLAKRR from the coding sequence TTGCCCGACAGAGACGATAGGCCCTCGGCCATTCCGCTGCCCAGTTCGCCGACCGCGCAGTCGGCGCCGCCGGTACGGCCTGTCTCGGTCTCGACAGCACCGGGCAAGGGCATCGGACTGACCGTCGGCGGCACGGCGATCATCACCTTCAACGACGCCATCATGAAATGGCTGTCGGCCTTCCTGCCGGTCGGCGAGGCGCTGTTCGTGCGCGGCGGCTTCGCCATACCCTTCATCTGCCTGCTGGCCTGCCTGACCGGTGGCTGGCGCACGCTGCGCGTGGGCCGCTGGAAGGCGCAGCTGCTGCGCGGCTCGCTTGTGGTCGCCGGCTCCTATTTCTTCTTCTACTCGGTGAAATACCTGCCGCTGGCCGATGTAGTGGCCATCGGTTTCGCCGGGCCGCTCTTCACCACCGCACTGGCACCGTTCTTCCTGGGCGAGCGGGTGGGCTGGCGGCGCTGGAGTGCTGTGCTGATCGGCTTCGGCGGCGTGCTGCTGATGGTCCGCCCACAGGCCGCCTTCACCGGGGAGCTTGGCTGGATCGTGCTGCTGCCGCTGTGCGGTGCCTGCACGGGCGCCGTGCGCGACATCGTCACCCGCAAGCTGATGGCGACCGAGACCACCTCCGGTACGCTGCTGGTGACGACCTTCTGCGTCACCCTGTCCGGCCTCGCCACCTGGCCGCTGGGCTGGGTGCCGCTGGACAGCCAGCTGACGCTGCTGCTGGCCGCCACCAGCATCCTGTTGGCCTCGGCGCATTTCCTGCTGATCACCGCCTATCGCTTCGCCGAGGCGGCACTGATCGCGCCCTTCCGCTTCATCAACCTGCTGTGGGCGGCGATCTTCGGCTATCTGTTCTGGGGCGATGTCCCGAACGCGACCATGCTGGCCGGCGCCGCCGTGGTCATCGGCTCCAACCTGTTCATCTGGCACCGCGAGACGCGGCTGGCTAAGCGTCGCTAG
- a CDS encoding hydantoinase B/oxoprolinase family protein encodes MTRNSALDQIHLQIMWNRLLSVVEEQAQALIRTAFSTSVREAGDLSAGVFDTRGRMLAQAVTGTPGHVNAMAASVGFFLERFPAETMKEGDVFVTNDPWLGTGHLHDFTVVTPTFKDGKIVALFASTSHVVDVGGRGFGADGRQVYEEGINIPIMHLAHAGTMNESLLQIVRANVREPVQVEGDLYSLAACNETGSRRLVDMMREFSLDSIDPLGEHIIEHSRAAMLEEIRALKAGTYKNAMRIDGYDKPIDIVATMKVGEDGIDVDFDGTSPVSTYGINVPLTYTQAYASFGVRCMIGGKVPNNAGSLEPVRVTATEGSILNAPHPCAVAARHAIGQMLPDVVLGCLEQVIGDVPAEGTSCLWNPMLLGGHGLVGDADYGKATPFAVNLFHTGGTGARPGKDGLSATAFPSGVRNTPVEINETVAPLIVWKKEYRTDSGGAGRYRGGTGQVMVISHAEGAPFAISSMFDRMIHPPRGRKGGAEGQVGKMYQRGTGTGMKPKGRQPIPAGETLVLEMPGGGGFGRPYERPAAEVAADVLAGFVSREAAERDYGVVLNDNFAVDEAATQQRRAQAAAE; translated from the coding sequence ATGACCCGGAATTCCGCCCTCGACCAGATCCATCTGCAGATCATGTGGAACCGCCTGCTCTCGGTTGTCGAGGAACAGGCGCAGGCCCTGATCCGCACCGCCTTCTCCACCTCCGTGCGCGAGGCCGGCGATTTGTCAGCCGGCGTGTTCGACACGCGCGGCCGCATGCTGGCGCAGGCCGTTACCGGCACGCCCGGCCATGTGAACGCGATGGCCGCCTCGGTCGGTTTCTTCCTGGAGCGGTTCCCGGCGGAAACGATGAAGGAAGGCGACGTCTTCGTCACCAACGACCCCTGGCTCGGCACCGGCCATCTGCACGATTTCACCGTCGTTACGCCCACCTTCAAGGACGGGAAGATCGTTGCGCTGTTCGCCTCCACCAGCCATGTCGTCGATGTCGGCGGGCGCGGCTTCGGCGCCGATGGCCGGCAGGTCTATGAGGAAGGCATCAACATCCCGATCATGCATCTGGCCCATGCCGGCACGATGAACGAGTCGCTGCTGCAGATCGTGCGCGCCAATGTACGCGAACCGGTGCAGGTCGAAGGCGATCTCTATTCGCTGGCCGCCTGCAACGAGACCGGCAGCCGCCGGCTGGTGGACATGATGCGGGAATTCAGCCTGGACAGCATCGACCCGCTGGGCGAGCACATCATTGAGCACAGCCGGGCGGCAATGCTGGAGGAAATCCGCGCGCTGAAGGCCGGCACCTACAAGAACGCCATGCGCATCGACGGCTATGACAAGCCGATCGACATCGTCGCCACCATGAAGGTCGGCGAGGACGGCATCGATGTCGATTTCGATGGCACCTCGCCGGTCTCCACCTACGGCATCAACGTGCCGCTGACCTATACCCAGGCCTATGCCAGCTTCGGCGTGCGCTGCATGATCGGCGGCAAGGTGCCGAACAATGCCGGCTCGCTGGAGCCGGTTCGCGTCACCGCGACGGAAGGCTCCATCCTGAACGCGCCACATCCCTGCGCCGTCGCCGCGCGCCACGCCATCGGCCAGATGCTGCCGGATGTGGTGCTGGGCTGCCTGGAGCAGGTGATCGGCGATGTGCCGGCGGAAGGTACCTCCTGCCTGTGGAACCCGATGCTGCTGGGCGGCCATGGGCTGGTCGGCGATGCCGATTACGGTAAGGCCACGCCGTTCGCGGTGAACCTGTTCCATACCGGCGGCACCGGCGCGCGGCCCGGAAAGGATGGCCTCTCGGCCACCGCCTTCCCGTCCGGCGTGCGCAACACTCCGGTGGAGATCAACGAGACGGTCGCCCCGCTGATCGTCTGGAAGAAGGAATACCGGACCGATTCCGGTGGCGCCGGGCGCTATCGCGGCGGCACCGGGCAGGTCATGGTGATCTCCCATGCCGAGGGCGCGCCCTTCGCCATTTCCTCCATGTTCGATCGCATGATCCACCCGCCGCGTGGCCGCAAGGGCGGCGCCGAGGGGCAGGTCGGCAAGATGTACCAGCGCGGGACCGGCACCGGCATGAAGCCGAAGGGCCGCCAGCCGATCCCCGCCGGGGAGACGCTGGTGCTGGAGATGCCGGGCGGCGGCGGCTTCGGACGCCCCTATGAGCGGCCAGCGGCGGAGGTTGCGGCGGACGTGCTGGCCGGCTTCGTCTCCCGCGAGGCAGCCGAGCGCGACTATGGCGTGGTCCTGAACGACAATTTCGCCGTGGACGAGGCCGCCACGCAGCAGCGCCGCGCGCAGGCGGCCGCGGAGTAG
- a CDS encoding peptide chain release factor 3: MTEFADTVSRRRTFAIIAHPDAGKTTLTEKLLLFGGAIQLAGAVKARGDARRARSDWMKVEKERGISVTVSVMTFDYENRTFNLLDTPGHEDFSEDTYRTLTAVDSAVMVIDAAKGIEEQTRKLFEVCRLRNVPIITFINKMDREARDPFELLSQIEDELQLHVTPASWPIGMGPGFLGCYDLMKDRLVLMPKSRSSLAGETTTCDGLDDPKIDQLLPSHAAAELREQVEMARGLMPEFDLEMYREGHLTPVYFGSAVNSFGVRELLDGLAELAPPPRPQPAVGRNIDPLEDKVSGFVFKIQANMDPKHRDRIAFFRLASGHFKRGMKLKHVRTDKQVNLHNPLLFLAQDREIAEEAVAGDIIGIPNHGNLRIGDALTEGEPIQFTGIPSFAPEMLQRVRPEDPMKAKHLGAALIQLAEEGAARVFKPNLDSGWIVGVVGVLQFDVLADRIRTEYGIPVKFEQTQYITARWIESDDPVLLKKFRDANGSTLAEDHDGDPVFLARNNWHLDTAIEQNPKLRFLKTKEKLA, translated from the coding sequence ATGACCGAGTTCGCCGACACCGTGTCGCGGCGCCGGACCTTCGCGATCATCGCGCATCCGGACGCCGGCAAGACCACGCTGACCGAAAAGCTGCTGCTGTTCGGCGGCGCCATCCAGCTTGCGGGTGCCGTGAAGGCGCGCGGTGACGCGCGGCGTGCGCGCTCCGACTGGATGAAGGTGGAGAAGGAGCGGGGCATCTCGGTCACCGTCTCGGTGATGACCTTCGACTATGAGAACCGCACCTTCAACCTGCTCGACACGCCGGGCCATGAGGATTTCAGCGAGGACACCTACCGCACGCTGACGGCGGTGGATTCGGCTGTCATGGTGATCGACGCCGCCAAGGGCATCGAGGAGCAGACCCGCAAGCTGTTCGAGGTCTGCCGCCTGCGCAACGTGCCGATCATCACCTTCATCAACAAGATGGACCGCGAGGCGCGCGATCCGTTCGAGCTGCTGTCGCAGATTGAGGACGAACTGCAGCTGCATGTCACACCGGCCTCCTGGCCGATCGGCATGGGGCCGGGCTTCCTTGGCTGCTATGACCTGATGAAGGACCGGCTGGTGCTGATGCCGAAGAGCCGCAGTTCGCTGGCCGGCGAGACCACGACATGCGACGGGCTGGACGATCCGAAGATCGACCAGCTGCTGCCGTCCCATGCGGCGGCGGAGCTGCGCGAGCAGGTGGAGATGGCGCGCGGGCTGATGCCGGAATTCGATCTGGAAATGTACCGCGAGGGGCATCTGACCCCGGTCTATTTCGGCAGTGCGGTGAACAGCTTTGGCGTGCGCGAGCTGCTGGACGGGCTGGCCGAGCTGGCGCCGCCGCCGCGCCCGCAGCCGGCGGTCGGCCGCAATATCGACCCGCTGGAGGACAAGGTTAGCGGCTTCGTGTTCAAGATTCAGGCGAACATGGACCCGAAGCACCGCGACCGCATCGCCTTCTTCCGGCTGGCCTCGGGCCATTTCAAGCGCGGCATGAAGCTGAAGCATGTGCGTACCGACAAGCAGGTGAACCTGCACAATCCGCTGCTGTTCCTGGCGCAGGACCGCGAGATCGCGGAGGAGGCGGTGGCCGGCGACATCATCGGCATCCCGAACCATGGCAATCTGCGCATCGGCGACGCGCTGACCGAGGGCGAGCCGATCCAGTTCACCGGCATTCCCAGCTTCGCGCCGGAAATGCTGCAGCGGGTGCGCCCGGAAGACCCGATGAAGGCGAAGCATCTGGGGGCCGCACTGATTCAGCTGGCGGAGGAGGGGGCGGCCCGCGTGTTCAAGCCGAACCTCGATTCCGGCTGGATTGTCGGCGTGGTCGGCGTACTGCAGTTCGACGTGCTGGCCGACCGCATCCGCACCGAATACGGCATCCCGGTAAAGTTCGAGCAGACCCAGTACATCACCGCGCGCTGGATCGAATCGGATGATCCCGTGCTGCTGAAGAAGTTCCGCGATGCCAACGGCTCGACCCTGGCGGAGGATCATGACGGCGATCCCGTCTTCCTCGCGCGCAACAACTGGCACCTCGACACCGCCATTGAGCAGAACCCCAAGCTGCGCTTCCTGAAGACGAAAGAGAAGTTGGCTTAG
- a CDS encoding DMT family transporter, with amino-acid sequence MSSPTPSPDSGALPNAVKGILCMITGSAIITLNDTAMKWLTTDGVPVGQVMFIRGCVAIVLVYLTMRRLFGRESLRVNSWKAQLARGFLFWLAAFIYNHALHHLPLATAISLSFVAPLFVTALAVPLLGERVGWRRWTAVLVGFAGMLIMMRPGGDIVLIFATLPIIAAFVGAVRDILTRKMSATETSASILMVTTVMVTLTSVPTAFAGDWIMPEPSHLAIMVAAACCMVLAHYLVIESLRLAEAGLVVPFKYTQLIWGAVIGFAIWGYVPDIWQWIGAAVVIGSGLFIFRREITLARQRR; translated from the coding sequence ATGTCCTCCCCCACCCCCTCCCCGGATTCGGGCGCCCTTCCCAACGCGGTGAAGGGCATCCTGTGCATGATCACCGGATCGGCGATCATCACGCTGAACGACACCGCGATGAAATGGCTGACGACCGACGGCGTGCCGGTCGGCCAGGTCATGTTCATCCGCGGCTGCGTTGCCATCGTGCTGGTCTATCTGACGATGCGCCGGCTGTTCGGCCGCGAGTCGCTGCGGGTGAACAGCTGGAAGGCGCAGCTTGCCCGCGGCTTCCTGTTCTGGCTGGCGGCCTTCATCTATAACCACGCGCTGCACCATCTGCCGCTGGCGACCGCCATCAGCCTGTCCTTCGTCGCTCCGCTGTTCGTCACCGCGCTGGCGGTGCCGCTGCTGGGCGAGCGGGTCGGCTGGCGGCGCTGGACGGCCGTGCTGGTCGGCTTTGCCGGCATGCTGATCATGATGCGGCCAGGCGGCGACATCGTGCTGATCTTCGCCACCCTGCCGATCATCGCCGCCTTCGTCGGCGCGGTGCGCGACATCCTGACCCGCAAGATGAGCGCGACCGAGACCTCCGCCTCGATCCTGATGGTCACCACGGTGATGGTCACGCTGACCAGCGTGCCGACCGCCTTCGCCGGCGACTGGATCATGCCCGAGCCTTCGCATCTGGCGATCATGGTAGCGGCTGCCTGCTGCATGGTGCTGGCGCATTATCTGGTTATCGAGAGCCTGCGCCTGGCCGAGGCCGGCCTCGTGGTGCCGTTCAAGTACACCCAGCTGATCTGGGGTGCTGTCATCGGCTTCGCGATCTGGGGCTATGTGCCGGATATCTGGCAATGGATCGGTGCCGCCGTGGTGATCGGCAGCGGGCTGTTCATCTTCCGCCGGGAGATCACCCTTGCCCGACAGAGACGATAG
- a CDS encoding ZIP family metal transporter: MASVELFFAGLPMIWIGVIASLAAGAATGVGALPVFAVTTISQRTQDMLLGYAAGIMLAAACFSLILQGVDIGAEQYGSALAGVVVVTLGMMIGAYGLYVVHRFLPHEHMIKGPENVDAVEIRRVWLFVLAITFHNFPEGLAVGVGFGGGDISNGLSLTSGIFIQNLPEGFIVALVMLGLGYSRAVAIGIALLTGVVEVFGGFIGAGLVSVVEPALPWALAAAAGAMIFVISHEVIPETHRNGYETPATFALMAGFVTMMLLDVVI; this comes from the coding sequence ATGGCGAGTGTCGAACTGTTCTTTGCCGGCCTGCCGATGATCTGGATCGGCGTCATCGCCAGCCTTGCGGCGGGCGCGGCGACCGGTGTCGGCGCCTTGCCGGTCTTCGCCGTTACCACCATCTCGCAGCGCACCCAGGACATGCTGCTGGGCTATGCGGCGGGTATCATGCTGGCGGCGGCCTGCTTCTCGCTGATCCTGCAGGGCGTGGATATCGGCGCGGAGCAGTATGGCAGCGCGCTGGCCGGCGTCGTTGTGGTCACGCTGGGCATGATGATCGGCGCTTACGGCCTCTATGTCGTGCACCGGTTCCTGCCGCATGAGCACATGATCAAAGGGCCGGAAAATGTCGATGCCGTCGAAATCCGTCGGGTCTGGCTGTTCGTGCTGGCCATCACCTTCCACAATTTCCCGGAAGGTCTGGCGGTCGGCGTCGGATTCGGCGGCGGCGATATTTCCAACGGGCTGTCACTGACCAGCGGCATCTTCATCCAGAACCTGCCGGAAGGCTTCATCGTGGCGCTGGTCATGCTGGGCCTCGGCTACAGCCGCGCAGTGGCCATCGGCATCGCGCTGCTGACTGGCGTGGTGGAGGTGTTCGGCGGCTTCATTGGCGCCGGCCTCGTCAGCGTCGTGGAGCCGGCGCTGCCCTGGGCGCTGGCGGCGGCGGCAGGGGCGATGATCTTCGTCATCAGCCATGAGGTCATCCCCGAGACCCACCGCAATGGCTATGAGACGCCGGCGACCTTCGCGCTGATGGCCGGGTTCGTGACCATGATGCTGCTGGACGTTGTCATCTAG
- a CDS encoding serine hydrolase domain-containing protein, with protein sequence MTKTYFPAAGSDWERQEPAAAGFDATALQAAVDHAISHETGWDRDIMKVLTEGHFEPPPYNEILGPVRERTGPNGLILKGGRIVAEWGDTSRADMTFSVSKSYLSICAGLAVKKGLIKDIHAPIRELVKDGGFESEQNRDITWHHLLQQTSEWEGTLWDKPDLLDRHRDLTSEGANSKKGTHRDLQKPGSFWEYNDIRVNRLSLALLRVLGEGLPAVLKREVMDPIGASQDWEWHGYRNSYVEIGGKQVQSVSGGGHWGGGMMIGSRDHARVGLLMANKGKWSGTEILPESWIDASLQPCDLQPIYGYMWWLNTDRKQYPSAPETSFFAVGAGNSIIWMDPTHDLVAVVRWIAKPGFDGFCRRVMEAMR encoded by the coding sequence ATGACCAAGACCTATTTTCCGGCTGCCGGTTCCGACTGGGAACGGCAGGAGCCGGCGGCTGCCGGTTTCGATGCCACGGCCCTTCAGGCCGCCGTCGATCACGCCATCTCGCACGAGACCGGCTGGGACCGCGACATCATGAAGGTGCTGACCGAGGGCCATTTCGAGCCGCCGCCCTATAACGAGATCCTGGGGCCGGTGCGCGAGCGCACGGGGCCGAACGGCCTGATCCTGAAGGGCGGGCGCATCGTCGCCGAATGGGGCGATACCAGCCGCGCCGACATGACCTTCTCGGTCTCCAAGAGCTACCTGTCGATCTGCGCCGGCCTTGCCGTGAAGAAGGGGCTGATCAAGGACATCCACGCCCCGATCCGCGAGCTGGTGAAGGATGGCGGCTTCGAGTCGGAGCAGAACCGCGACATCACCTGGCATCATCTGCTGCAGCAGACCAGCGAATGGGAAGGCACGCTGTGGGACAAGCCGGACCTGCTGGACCGCCACCGCGACCTGACCAGCGAGGGTGCCAATTCCAAGAAGGGCACCCACCGCGACCTGCAGAAGCCGGGCAGCTTCTGGGAATATAACGACATCCGCGTGAACCGGCTGTCGCTGGCCCTGCTGCGCGTGCTGGGCGAAGGCCTGCCTGCCGTGCTGAAGCGCGAGGTGATGGACCCGATCGGCGCCTCGCAGGACTGGGAATGGCATGGCTACCGCAATTCCTATGTCGAGATCGGCGGCAAGCAGGTGCAGTCCGTCTCCGGCGGCGGCCACTGGGGCGGCGGCATGATGATCGGCTCGCGCGACCATGCCCGCGTCGGCCTGCTGATGGCCAACAAGGGCAAGTGGAGCGGCACGGAAATCCTGCCGGAGAGCTGGATCGACGCCTCGCTGCAGCCCTGCGACCTGCAGCCGATCTACGGCTATATGTGGTGGCTGAACACCGACCGGAAGCAATATCCCAGCGCGCCGGAGACCAGCTTCTTTGCGGTCGGCGCCGGCAATTCGATCATCTGGATGGACCCGACGCACGACCTCGTCGCCGTGGTGCGCTGGATCGCCAAGCCGGGCTTCGACGGTTTCTGCCGACGCGTGATGGAGGCGATGCGCTAA